From the Saccharomonospora marina XMU15 genome, the window GGGCAGGTATGGCAACTCGTCGGGTTGTCCGACGCGATGGCCGAACGACGAGCGCTGGCCGAGGCCGCAAGGCAACAGGCGATCGATGTGATGTACGCCAGGGACAGCGCGCTCGCCGACGCGTTGCCGGAAGTCTCGTTCGGTGATCCGCCGCCGCTGACGGCGCGTTCGCCGCTCGGCGGGCAAGGCTCGGGTCCGATGTGATCAGGGTGTCAGCATCGGCGTTCGACATCCTGTACAGCGACCTCGGCTACCGCGACCCGCCCGGGCCGTTGCGGGTGCACAGTGTCGGCGCGACGCACGAGGATCGCCGAGACATCCGAGCCGCGGTGTACGACAATCTGGCCGAGCGCGGATTCTTCCGCGCAGGCGAACTCGATGCCGCGCTGCGGGACGGGCTGCGGATGCTCGCTCGCGCATCGGTGTATGTCGAGTGTGAGGCGTTGCTCGATCTGGAGCAGGAGGAGCCGCTGCGGGCCGTCGCCGCCACCACCGGCCGTCGCGGAGTGCTGGCGGTGCAACCGAACCGCACCATCGCACTGACCCGCATCGGTGGCGACAGCGAGGTGTTCGCCGCCGCCGTAGGGGTGCTGCCGCCGCTGTCGCCCGGCCCGGGTCTCGGCGTGAGCCTGCCCGCCTCGGTGTTCGGTGTGGACGGTGAGGTGGACGATCCGGTGTACGGAACCGCGCAGCC encodes:
- a CDS encoding ESX secretion-associated protein EspG, whose product is MIRVSASAFDILYSDLGYRDPPGPLRVHSVGATHEDRRDIRAAVYDNLAERGFFRAGELDAALRDGLRMLARASVYVECEALLDLEQEEPLRAVAATTGRRGVLAVQPNRTIALTRIGGDSEVFAAAVGVLPPLSPGPGLGVSLPASVFGVDGEVDDPVYGTAQPARSVAQQRQLREVLAIQARPVLAAGQFSVCVREGSTLRRLGGVSWFSTDVGAYLGTTTEGRAGRPWVNVAPADRDRIAARLSELS